A single window of Cololabis saira isolate AMF1-May2022 chromosome 24, fColSai1.1, whole genome shotgun sequence DNA harbors:
- the LOC133424933 gene encoding FUN14 domain-containing protein 1 isoform X5: MATADQREAGQDEPESEDEVYEVVDLTEYARRHQWWSRVFGSNSGPIAEKYSVATQLMMGGVTGWCAGYVFQRVGKIAATAVGGGFLLLQMANHSGYVQVDWKKVEKDVNKAKKHLKKKANKAAPEINTFIEEVKATDFIKRNIILSSGFVGGFFLGLAS; encoded by the exons ATGGCGACGGCGGACCAGAGAGAAG CAGGTCAAGACGAGCCTGAGAGCGAGGATGAGGTGTATGAGGTGGTGGACCTGACGGAGTACGCCCGGAGGCATCAGTGGTGGAGCCGGGTGTTTGGCAGCAACTCCGGCCCGATCGCTGAGAAATACTCAGTGGCGACTCAGCTGATGATGGGAGGGGTGACGGGCTG GTGTGCCGGCTATGTCTTTCAGAGAGTTGGGAAAATAGCAGCGACCGCTGTTGGTGGAGGATTCCTTCTTCTACAG ATGGCCAACCACAGTGGCTACGTGCAGGTGGACTGGAAGAAAGTGGAGAAGGATGTGAACAAGGCCAAGAAGCATCTCAAGAAGAAAGCAAACAAAGCTGCGCCTGAAATAAACACGTTCATTGAGGAGGTAAAG GCCACAGATTTTATAAAGAGGAACATCATCCTGTCCAGCGGATTTGTCGGCGGCTTCTTTCTTGGATTGGCCTCTTAA
- the LOC133424933 gene encoding FUN14 domain-containing protein 1 isoform X7 — MATADQREAGQDEPESEDEVYEVVDLTEYARRHQWWSRVFGSNSGPIAEKYSVATQLMMGGVTGWCAGYVFQRVGKIAATAVGGGFLLLQMANHSGYVQVDWKKVEKDVNKAKKHLKKKANKAAPEINTFIEEATDFIKRNIILSSGFVGGFFLGLAS; from the exons ATGGCGACGGCGGACCAGAGAGAAG CAGGTCAAGACGAGCCTGAGAGCGAGGATGAGGTGTATGAGGTGGTGGACCTGACGGAGTACGCCCGGAGGCATCAGTGGTGGAGCCGGGTGTTTGGCAGCAACTCCGGCCCGATCGCTGAGAAATACTCAGTGGCGACTCAGCTGATGATGGGAGGGGTGACGGGCTG GTGTGCCGGCTATGTCTTTCAGAGAGTTGGGAAAATAGCAGCGACCGCTGTTGGTGGAGGATTCCTTCTTCTACAG ATGGCCAACCACAGTGGCTACGTGCAGGTGGACTGGAAGAAAGTGGAGAAGGATGTGAACAAGGCCAAGAAGCATCTCAAGAAGAAAGCAAACAAAGCTGCGCCTGAAATAAACACGTTCATTGAGGAG GCCACAGATTTTATAAAGAGGAACATCATCCTGTCCAGCGGATTTGTCGGCGGCTTCTTTCTTGGATTGGCCTCTTAA
- the LOC133424933 gene encoding FUN14 domain-containing protein 1 isoform X6: MATADQREGQDEPESEDEVYEVVDLTEYARRHQWWSRVFGSNSGPIAEKYSVATQLMMGGVTGWCAGYVFQRVGKIAATAVGGGFLLLQMANHSGYVQVDWKKVEKDVNKAKKHLKKKANKAAPEINTFIEEVKATDFIKRNIILSSGFVGGFFLGLAS; this comes from the exons ATGGCGACGGCGGACCAGAGAGAAG GTCAAGACGAGCCTGAGAGCGAGGATGAGGTGTATGAGGTGGTGGACCTGACGGAGTACGCCCGGAGGCATCAGTGGTGGAGCCGGGTGTTTGGCAGCAACTCCGGCCCGATCGCTGAGAAATACTCAGTGGCGACTCAGCTGATGATGGGAGGGGTGACGGGCTG GTGTGCCGGCTATGTCTTTCAGAGAGTTGGGAAAATAGCAGCGACCGCTGTTGGTGGAGGATTCCTTCTTCTACAG ATGGCCAACCACAGTGGCTACGTGCAGGTGGACTGGAAGAAAGTGGAGAAGGATGTGAACAAGGCCAAGAAGCATCTCAAGAAGAAAGCAAACAAAGCTGCGCCTGAAATAAACACGTTCATTGAGGAGGTAAAG GCCACAGATTTTATAAAGAGGAACATCATCCTGTCCAGCGGATTTGTCGGCGGCTTCTTTCTTGGATTGGCCTCTTAA
- the LOC133424933 gene encoding FUN14 domain-containing protein 1 isoform X4, translated as MRCSKSCRGGLKRSPAGQDEPESEDEVYEVVDLTEYARRHQWWSRVFGSNSGPIAEKYSVATQLMMGGVTGWCAGYVFQRVGKIAATAVGGGFLLLQMANHSGYVQVDWKKVEKDVNKAKKHLKKKANKAAPEINTFIEEVKATDFIKRNIILSSGFVGGFFLGLAS; from the exons CAGGTCAAGACGAGCCTGAGAGCGAGGATGAGGTGTATGAGGTGGTGGACCTGACGGAGTACGCCCGGAGGCATCAGTGGTGGAGCCGGGTGTTTGGCAGCAACTCCGGCCCGATCGCTGAGAAATACTCAGTGGCGACTCAGCTGATGATGGGAGGGGTGACGGGCTG GTGTGCCGGCTATGTCTTTCAGAGAGTTGGGAAAATAGCAGCGACCGCTGTTGGTGGAGGATTCCTTCTTCTACAG ATGGCCAACCACAGTGGCTACGTGCAGGTGGACTGGAAGAAAGTGGAGAAGGATGTGAACAAGGCCAAGAAGCATCTCAAGAAGAAAGCAAACAAAGCTGCGCCTGAAATAAACACGTTCATTGAGGAGGTAAAG GCCACAGATTTTATAAAGAGGAACATCATCCTGTCCAGCGGATTTGTCGGCGGCTTCTTTCTTGGATTGGCCTCTTAA
- the LOC133424933 gene encoding FUN14 domain-containing protein 1 isoform X2, with the protein MTSQPSYQRSSYKVGQDEPESEDEVYEVVDLTEYARRHQWWSRVFGSNSGPIAEKYSVATQLMMGGVTGWCAGYVFQRVGKIAATAVGGGFLLLQMANHSGYVQVDWKKVEKDVNKAKKHLKKKANKAAPEINTFIEEVKATDFIKRNIILSSGFVGGFFLGLAS; encoded by the exons GTCAAGACGAGCCTGAGAGCGAGGATGAGGTGTATGAGGTGGTGGACCTGACGGAGTACGCCCGGAGGCATCAGTGGTGGAGCCGGGTGTTTGGCAGCAACTCCGGCCCGATCGCTGAGAAATACTCAGTGGCGACTCAGCTGATGATGGGAGGGGTGACGGGCTG GTGTGCCGGCTATGTCTTTCAGAGAGTTGGGAAAATAGCAGCGACCGCTGTTGGTGGAGGATTCCTTCTTCTACAG ATGGCCAACCACAGTGGCTACGTGCAGGTGGACTGGAAGAAAGTGGAGAAGGATGTGAACAAGGCCAAGAAGCATCTCAAGAAGAAAGCAAACAAAGCTGCGCCTGAAATAAACACGTTCATTGAGGAGGTAAAG GCCACAGATTTTATAAAGAGGAACATCATCCTGTCCAGCGGATTTGTCGGCGGCTTCTTTCTTGGATTGGCCTCTTAA
- the cenpl gene encoding centromere protein L, producing MERPQSSLLRTPLTSVVAQKRSKGRSFRQSYRSCLGAASRLGLTPGLTARRFNTSRKATKSQDIAEKVNPEQLSLLVRTEWSLSYVTPLYQFRHTQLKSYGRQLSAFIAAEEQQGLALEVGGQQNGLRISFSVVQGMAVSDDDPETVLIQIHSKPLNARPDEPQRCIWSGWLTCINGNSEYLRSLPKDFTCLPLFGCKGAENLSSLVKSWFQKTFDCCFGPLEINHTSLQWLVALWTNCHSESNIRQLKMLWTLQAAPPLQITYTVNPQDAWELWSSVRKASEEESDGAGEAGCIDIEEVTRFMQGLKSHFYRHFRLDLSAANLSYVSTALGSAKFSGRIKISSSRYVITTLTLLTECALLKMPI from the exons aTGGAGCGACCTCAGTCCAG TTTGTTGAGGACTCCTCTCACCAGTGTTGTGGCTCAGAAGAGGAGTAAAGGCAGGAGCTTCCGGCAGTCGTATCGTAGCTGCTTAGGTGCTGCTTCCAGGCTCGGCCTGACACCAGGGTTGACGGCACGGAGGTTCAACACCAGCAGGAAAGCCACAAAGTCGCAGGATATCgct GAGAAGGTGAACCCGGAGCAGCTGTCCCTGCTGGTGAGAACGGAGTGGAGTCTGTCGTATGTCACTCCTCTGTACCAGTTCAGACACACGCAGCTGAAGAGCTACGGCCGGCAGCTCTCGGCGTTTATTGCTGCGGAGGAACAGCAAGGTTTGGCATTGGAGGTGGGAGGGCAGCAGAACGGCCTCAGAATCTCCTTCTCTGTGGTGCAGGGAATGGCAGTGTCAGACGATGACCCTGAGACTGTCCTCATTCAG ATCCACTCAAAGCCGTTGAATGCAAGGCCGGATGAGCCTCAGAGATGCATTTGGAGCGGTTGGCTGACTTGCATCAACGGCAACTCCGAATACCTGCGCTCACTTCCTAAAGATTTCACCTGCCTCCCACTTTTTGGCTGCAAAGGGGCTGAAAATCTCTCCTCCTTGGTCAAATCTTGGTTCCAGAAGACCTTTGACTGCTGCTTCGGACCTCTGGAAATCAACCACACCAGTCTGCAGTGGCTTGTGGCGCTATGGACAAACTGCCACTCAGAATCCAACATCAGGCAACTGAAAATGCTTTGGACTCTTCAGGCTGCGCCGCCGCTCCAGATAACCTACACGGTGAACCCCCAGGATGCGTGGGAGCTGTGGAGCAGCGTGAGGAAGGCTTCAGAGGAGGAGAGTGATGGGGCCGGGGAGGCGGGCTGTATCGACATCGAGGAGGTCACGAGGTTCATGCAGGGGCTGAAGAGCCACTTTTACAGACACTTCCGGCTGGACCTGTCGGCAGCGAACCTGAGCTACGTCTCCACAGCGCTGGGATCAGCCAAGTTCAGCGGCAGGATCAAG atcTCCAGCAGCAGATATGTAATCACCACTCTGACACTGCTGACAGAATGTGCTCTGCTAAAGATGCCCATCTGA